In Rhizobium sp. ZPR4, a genomic segment contains:
- the iolC gene encoding 5-dehydro-2-deoxygluconokinase — protein sequence MAHDNPGAEPATKLDVITIGRSSVDLYGQQIGSKLEDIASFAKSVGGCPANIAIGTARLGLKSGLITRVGDEQMGRFIREQSAREGVAVDGIATDKERLTALVLLAVEAEGVSPMIFYRSDCADMALNEDDIDENFIKSSGAVLVSGTHFSKPNTEAAQRKAIRIAKANGRKVIFDIDYRPNLWGLAGHAEGFERYVKSDRVSSKMKETLPDCDLIVGTEEEIMIASGADDVLGALKEIRRLSSAIIVLKRGAMGCIVYEGHISDDLEAGIVGQGFPIEVFNVLGAGDAFMSGFLRGYLRGEPLKTCATWANACGAFAVSRLLCSPEYPTWTELDFFLKTGSKHRALRKDEAINHIHWATTRRSDEIPLLMALAIDHRSQLVSVCDELGLGHDKIVAFKRLAVEAAARVADGRPGYGMLIDERFGRDAFFDAATKDFSWIGRPVELPGSKPLKFEFSQDIGSQLVEWPLHHCIKCLCFYHPDDPQDLKAEQQEKLRTLFEAARKVGRELLVEIIASKNGPLTDDTIPTAMEELYALGIKPDWWKLEPQESTAAWKKIDAVIAKNDPWCRGIVLLGLEAPAEELIRSFEATLAAPSVKGFAVGRTIFSDAARAWLSGGMNDEEAIADMAGRFRQLTAAWLKTRGL from the coding sequence ATGGCACACGACAATCCTGGCGCGGAGCCGGCGACGAAACTCGATGTGATCACCATCGGCCGCTCCTCCGTCGACCTTTATGGTCAGCAGATCGGCTCGAAGCTTGAAGACATCGCCTCCTTCGCCAAGTCGGTCGGCGGCTGCCCGGCCAATATCGCCATCGGCACGGCGCGACTCGGCCTGAAATCCGGCCTCATTACCCGCGTCGGCGACGAGCAGATGGGCCGCTTCATCCGCGAACAGTCGGCCCGCGAGGGCGTCGCCGTCGATGGCATCGCCACGGACAAGGAGCGCCTGACGGCGCTGGTGCTGCTGGCCGTGGAGGCCGAGGGCGTCTCGCCGATGATCTTCTATCGCTCCGACTGCGCCGACATGGCGTTGAACGAGGACGATATCGACGAAAACTTCATCAAATCCTCGGGCGCCGTTCTGGTGTCCGGCACGCATTTTTCCAAGCCCAATACCGAGGCGGCACAGCGCAAGGCGATCCGCATCGCCAAGGCGAATGGCCGCAAGGTGATCTTCGACATCGACTACCGGCCGAACCTCTGGGGCCTTGCCGGCCATGCCGAAGGTTTCGAGCGCTATGTGAAATCGGATCGCGTCTCCTCCAAAATGAAGGAGACGCTGCCGGATTGCGATCTGATCGTCGGCACCGAAGAAGAGATCATGATCGCCTCCGGCGCCGACGACGTGCTCGGTGCCTTGAAGGAAATCCGCCGCCTCTCATCCGCGATCATCGTGCTGAAGCGCGGCGCCATGGGCTGCATCGTCTATGAAGGCCATATCTCCGACGATCTGGAAGCCGGCATCGTCGGCCAGGGCTTCCCGATCGAAGTCTTCAACGTTCTCGGCGCGGGTGATGCGTTCATGTCGGGCTTCCTGCGCGGCTATCTGCGCGGCGAGCCGCTGAAGACCTGCGCCACCTGGGCGAATGCCTGCGGCGCCTTTGCCGTTTCCCGCCTGCTCTGCTCGCCGGAATATCCGACCTGGACGGAGCTCGACTTCTTCCTGAAGACGGGCAGCAAGCATCGGGCATTGCGCAAGGATGAGGCGATCAACCATATTCACTGGGCGACGACCCGGCGCAGCGACGAGATTCCGCTGCTGATGGCGCTTGCGATCGACCATCGCTCGCAGCTCGTCAGCGTCTGCGATGAGCTGGGCCTTGGCCACGACAAGATCGTCGCCTTCAAGCGGCTTGCCGTCGAGGCGGCTGCACGGGTGGCCGATGGCCGCCCCGGCTACGGCATGCTGATCGACGAACGCTTCGGGCGCGACGCCTTCTTCGACGCAGCAACCAAGGATTTCTCCTGGATCGGACGCCCGGTCGAACTGCCGGGATCGAAGCCGCTGAAATTCGAATTCAGCCAGGATATCGGCTCGCAGCTCGTCGAATGGCCGCTCCATCATTGCATCAAGTGCCTGTGCTTCTACCATCCGGACGATCCGCAGGATTTGAAGGCGGAGCAGCAGGAGAAGCTGCGGACACTATTCGAAGCCGCGCGCAAGGTCGGCCGCGAGCTTCTCGTCGAGATCATCGCCAGCAAGAACGGTCCGCTGACCGACGACACGATCCCGACGGCGATGGAAGAGCTTTATGCGCTCGGCATCAAGCCGGACTGGTGGAAGCTGGAACCACAGGAATCGACAGCTGCCTGGAAAAAAATCGATGCCGTGATCGCCAAAAATGATCCATGGTGCCGCGGTATCGTGCTGCTCGGCCTGGAGGCGCCGGCAGAGGAACTGATCCGCAGCTTCGAAGCGACGCTGGCGGCCCCCTCGGTCAAGGGTTTCGCCGTTGGGCGGACCATCTTCTCCGATGCGGCCCGCGCGTGGCTCTCGGGCGGTATGAACGACGAGGAAGCGATTGCCGACATGGCCGGCCGTTTCCGCCAACTGACGGCAGCGTGGCTCAAAACCCGCGGCCTGTGA
- a CDS encoding MurR/RpiR family transcriptional regulator, whose protein sequence is MDNNIETQTKVPRDFESLRSTIIERKNAMPKRLAQVAAFALGNPDEIAFGTTASIAAAAEVQPSTLVRLAHHLGYEGFSDLQSIFRERLRDRTLSYEERLVTLERSGVENEEASILSGFLSAASQSVNKLAATIETDTFAKAVDVLAAAETIYLIAKRRSYPLTAHMSYAFSKLNIRHQIVASPNGIDGEITRFATEKDAAIAASFSPYAADSLAQAQDLASRNVPVIAITDSAFSPLTACADHWFEVAEADFAGFRSLSASMALIMAFPVAIAERRRKAAIKADKTKME, encoded by the coding sequence ATGGACAACAATATCGAGACGCAAACCAAAGTACCACGCGACTTCGAAAGTCTGCGCAGCACCATCATAGAGCGCAAGAATGCCATGCCGAAGCGTCTGGCCCAGGTTGCCGCCTTCGCGCTCGGTAATCCCGATGAGATCGCCTTCGGCACGACGGCCAGCATTGCCGCTGCCGCCGAGGTACAGCCTTCGACGCTGGTGCGCCTTGCCCATCACCTCGGCTATGAAGGCTTCTCCGATCTGCAGAGCATCTTCCGTGAGCGGCTCCGTGATCGCACGCTGAGTTATGAGGAACGGCTGGTGACGCTTGAACGCTCCGGCGTCGAGAATGAGGAGGCCAGTATTCTCTCAGGCTTCCTCTCCGCGGCGAGCCAATCCGTCAACAAGCTTGCAGCAACCATTGAGACCGACACGTTTGCCAAGGCCGTCGACGTGCTTGCCGCCGCCGAGACGATCTACCTCATCGCCAAGCGCCGCTCCTATCCGCTGACGGCGCATATGAGCTACGCCTTTTCCAAGCTGAATATCCGCCATCAGATCGTCGCCTCGCCAAACGGCATCGACGGCGAGATCACCCGCTTCGCGACAGAGAAGGACGCAGCGATCGCCGCGAGCTTTTCACCTTATGCCGCCGATAGCCTGGCGCAGGCGCAGGATCTCGCCTCGCGCAACGTGCCGGTCATCGCCATTACCGATTCGGCCTTCTCTCCGCTCACCGCTTGCGCGGACCACTGGTTTGAAGTCGCGGAGGCAGACTTTGCCGGTTTCCGTTCACTATCGGCTTCAATGGCGCTCATCATGGCCTTTCCGGTCGCCATCGCCGAGCGCCGGCGAAAAGCTGCAATAAAAGCAGATAAAACGAAAATGGAATAA
- a CDS encoding Gfo/Idh/MocA family oxidoreductase, translating to MKPLGVGLIGTGYMGKCHALAWNAVKTVFGDVARPRLVHLAEANADLAKARGDEFGFEKATADWRALIADPEVDVVSVTTPNQFHPEMAIAALEAGKHVWCEKPMAPAYGDAERMLTAAKASGKIAILGYNYIQNPVMRHIKALIAEGAIGAVNHVRVEMDEDFMADPNGLFYWKSELASGYGALDDFAVHPLSLLWFLFGHVEAVITDMVKPYTERPLKDGGSRAVENHDLANVLMRLGGGISAVLMANRSAWGRKGRIALQIFGSKGSISYDQERMNEFELYQAEGRESEQGFRKVLAAPAHKPYDRFIPAPGHGLGFNDLKIIECRELIRAISGESASVVAFKDGLRIEKSVHAMAQSFHERRWVEISS from the coding sequence ATGAAGCCGTTGGGCGTTGGATTGATCGGCACTGGTTATATGGGCAAATGCCATGCGCTGGCATGGAATGCGGTCAAGACCGTATTCGGCGATGTCGCGCGGCCCCGCCTGGTGCATCTGGCCGAAGCCAATGCCGATCTGGCAAAGGCACGCGGCGACGAGTTCGGCTTCGAAAAGGCAACGGCTGACTGGCGCGCGCTTATCGCAGATCCCGAGGTCGACGTCGTCTCCGTCACGACCCCCAATCAGTTCCACCCGGAAATGGCGATCGCAGCTCTTGAAGCGGGCAAGCATGTCTGGTGCGAGAAGCCGATGGCGCCTGCTTATGGCGATGCAGAGCGCATGCTGACTGCGGCTAAGGCCTCCGGCAAGATTGCCATCCTCGGCTACAATTATATCCAGAACCCGGTGATGCGGCACATCAAGGCGCTGATAGCGGAGGGTGCGATCGGCGCCGTCAATCACGTCCGCGTAGAGATGGACGAGGATTTCATGGCCGATCCGAATGGCCTTTTCTACTGGAAGAGCGAGCTTGCCTCCGGCTACGGAGCTCTCGATGACTTTGCCGTGCATCCGCTTTCGCTGCTCTGGTTCCTGTTCGGTCATGTAGAGGCCGTCATCACCGATATGGTGAAGCCCTATACCGAGCGTCCGTTGAAGGATGGCGGCAGTCGCGCCGTCGAGAACCACGATCTCGCCAATGTGCTGATGCGGCTTGGCGGCGGCATTTCCGCCGTGCTGATGGCCAATCGCTCGGCCTGGGGTCGCAAGGGGCGAATCGCCCTGCAGATCTTCGGCTCCAAGGGCTCGATCTCCTATGACCAGGAGCGCATGAACGAGTTCGAACTCTATCAGGCCGAGGGCAGGGAGAGCGAACAAGGCTTCCGCAAGGTGCTGGCCGCACCCGCCCACAAGCCATATGACCGCTTCATCCCGGCGCCCGGCCACGGCCTCGGCTTCAACGATCTGAAGATCATCGAGTGCCGCGAGCTGATCCGTGCCATATCCGGCGAATCTGCGTCAGTCGTGGCTTTCAAAGACGGCCTGCGCATCGAAAAATCGGTGCACGCCATGGCACAATCCTTCCACGAGCGCCGCTGGGTCGAAATATCAAGCTAA
- a CDS encoding FAD-dependent oxidoreductase, giving the protein MTGRLVIVGAGQAGFALAAKLRGLGDSRPITIVGAEESLPYQRPPLTKKYLLGEMTFDRLLFRPEHWYSDNNVEIRVSTWVEQIDRGAKQIVMQDGSRLDYETLALATGSTPRRLPPSVGGALEGVYLARDKRDADLLAGEMRPGRRVLIIGGGYIGLEAAAVARHRGLEVTLIEMGDRILQRVAAKETADIFRAIHQKHDVVIREKTGLKQLIGRNGHVAAAELSDGSTIDVDFVVVGIGVAPNDRLAKEAGLEVGNGITVDSFARTSDPSIFAMGDCVELPWEGGRIRLESVQNAVDQAEAAAGIIAGNEKAYDPKPWFWSDQYDVKLQIAGFNLGYDETLLRPGAREGAASIWYFKQGRFVAVDAINDAKAYVTGKKLLETGSNPSRAILADPAADLKQLLA; this is encoded by the coding sequence GTGACGGGCAGATTGGTCATTGTCGGGGCCGGGCAGGCGGGTTTCGCGCTTGCGGCCAAGTTGCGCGGGCTGGGTGATTCGCGGCCGATCACCATCGTCGGTGCCGAGGAGAGCCTTCCCTATCAACGACCGCCTCTGACCAAGAAGTATCTGCTCGGCGAAATGACTTTCGATCGCCTGCTGTTTCGCCCGGAACATTGGTACTCGGACAATAATGTCGAGATCCGCGTGTCCACCTGGGTCGAGCAGATCGACCGCGGCGCAAAGCAGATCGTCATGCAGGATGGATCGAGACTGGACTATGAGACGCTGGCGCTGGCGACCGGCTCGACGCCGCGCCGCCTCCCGCCCTCCGTTGGCGGCGCGCTCGAAGGGGTTTATCTCGCACGAGACAAGCGCGATGCCGATCTTCTGGCCGGCGAGATGCGTCCGGGGCGCCGGGTGCTCATCATCGGTGGCGGCTATATCGGGCTCGAGGCTGCTGCCGTCGCGCGCCATCGCGGCCTTGAGGTCACGCTCATCGAGATGGGCGACCGGATATTGCAGCGTGTGGCGGCCAAGGAAACGGCCGATATTTTCAGGGCTATTCATCAAAAGCATGATGTCGTCATTCGCGAGAAGACGGGGCTGAAGCAGCTCATCGGCCGCAACGGCCATGTCGCCGCTGCCGAGCTTTCCGACGGCTCGACCATCGATGTCGATTTCGTCGTCGTCGGCATTGGCGTTGCTCCGAATGACAGGCTTGCCAAGGAAGCAGGCCTTGAGGTCGGCAACGGCATCACCGTCGATTCGTTTGCCCGCACCTCCGATCCGTCCATCTTCGCCATGGGCGATTGCGTGGAATTGCCATGGGAGGGCGGCCGCATCCGGCTCGAATCCGTGCAGAACGCAGTCGACCAGGCGGAAGCCGCGGCAGGAATCATAGCCGGCAACGAAAAAGCCTATGATCCGAAGCCGTGGTTCTGGTCGGATCAATATGACGTAAAGCTGCAGATCGCCGGTTTCAATCTCGGCTATGACGAGACCTTGTTGCGTCCAGGCGCCCGCGAGGGCGCGGCTTCCATCTGGTATTTCAAGCAGGGCCGATTCGTTGCCGTCGACGCCATCAACGACGCAAAGGCTTATGTAACGGGCAAAAAGCTCCTGGAAACCGGCTCCAATCCATCCAGGGCGATCCTTGCCGATCCCGCTGCCGATTTGAAGCAGCTGTTGGCCTGA
- a CDS encoding LysR substrate-binding domain-containing protein has protein sequence MWPDLNALTVFILVAQERNFRAAADRLGVTRSAVSQTIRRLEESMGIALLQRTTRSVSLTEAGERLYADVEPAVSDIRTAMEKTDRLRTRPRGQLRLAVSSIAERFLSGDFLAGFAAANPEIQLDITVTDEEFDIVSEGYDAGVRLGEVIEQDMIAVPVAGDERQLAVCSPAYRDRFGIPMHPKELSVHRCIGWRPSPKAVPYRWEFTEEGKEFRVEVAPEVTTNDMGVMIELAVAGAGITFGMEESFRPFIDRNELMPILEKYCPYFPGFYLYYPNRRNMAPKLRALIAYLKRYEGFAGRNSR, from the coding sequence ATGTGGCCTGATCTCAATGCTCTCACCGTCTTCATTCTCGTCGCCCAGGAGCGCAATTTTCGCGCCGCCGCCGACAGGCTGGGCGTCACCCGCTCGGCGGTCAGCCAGACAATCCGGCGATTGGAGGAAAGCATGGGCATCGCGCTGCTGCAGCGCACGACCCGCAGCGTCAGCCTGACGGAAGCCGGCGAACGGCTTTATGCGGACGTGGAGCCGGCGGTATCGGACATACGCACCGCGATGGAAAAGACGGACAGATTGCGGACGCGGCCCCGCGGACAGTTGCGGCTCGCAGTTTCCTCGATCGCGGAACGATTTCTCTCCGGCGACTTTCTCGCGGGCTTTGCGGCCGCCAACCCCGAGATCCAGCTCGATATCACCGTCACCGACGAGGAATTCGATATTGTATCGGAAGGCTATGACGCCGGCGTCCGGCTTGGCGAAGTCATCGAGCAGGACATGATTGCCGTACCCGTCGCCGGCGACGAGCGGCAATTGGCCGTATGTTCCCCGGCCTATCGAGACCGATTCGGCATTCCCATGCATCCGAAAGAGCTCTCCGTGCATCGATGCATAGGCTGGCGTCCCTCACCGAAGGCAGTTCCCTATCGCTGGGAGTTTACGGAAGAGGGCAAGGAATTCCGGGTGGAGGTCGCGCCGGAGGTGACGACGAATGACATGGGCGTGATGATCGAGCTGGCCGTCGCCGGAGCGGGAATCACATTCGGGATGGAAGAAAGCTTTCGCCCCTTCATCGACAGGAACGAGCTAATGCCGATCCTGGAGAAATATTGCCCCTATTTCCCGGGGTTCTACCTCTACTATCCCAATCGACGGAACATGGCTCCCAAGCTGCGCGCGCTCATAGCATATCTGAAGCGCTACGAAGGCTTTGCAGGCCGGAATTCCCGATAG
- a CDS encoding SDR family oxidoreductase produces MPIDKVILITGASSGIGAGIARELASTGARVMLGARRIDRLEALAAEIREKGGTVMTRRLDVTDRADVAAFAETARLAWGGVDVIVNNAGIMPLSLMTSMKVEEWDRMVDVNIKGVLHGIAAVLPEMTARGAGHIINIASIGALAVSPTAAVYCATKYAVRAISDGLRQECRDIRVTCIHPGVVESELADTITDPVAAEAMKSYRAVALTPDAIGRAVRFAVEQPDDVDVNEIVVRPTRAVH; encoded by the coding sequence ATGCCTATCGATAAAGTCATTCTCATCACAGGTGCCTCCAGTGGCATCGGCGCAGGCATCGCCCGCGAACTCGCCTCCACCGGCGCAAGGGTCATGCTCGGCGCAAGACGCATCGACAGATTGGAAGCATTGGCGGCCGAGATCCGGGAAAAGGGCGGCACGGTAATGACCCGCCGGCTCGATGTAACCGATAGGGCTGACGTTGCTGCCTTTGCGGAGACGGCACGTCTGGCCTGGGGCGGCGTCGATGTGATCGTCAACAATGCCGGCATCATGCCGCTTTCCCTGATGACTTCGATGAAGGTCGAGGAATGGGACAGAATGGTCGACGTCAATATCAAGGGCGTGCTTCATGGCATTGCGGCCGTTCTGCCGGAAATGACGGCGCGTGGCGCCGGTCACATCATCAATATCGCTTCGATTGGGGCGCTTGCAGTCTCTCCGACCGCCGCCGTCTATTGCGCAACCAAGTATGCCGTTCGGGCAATCTCAGATGGGTTGCGGCAGGAATGCCGCGATATCCGTGTCACCTGCATCCATCCGGGCGTCGTCGAGAGTGAGCTGGCCGATACGATCACGGACCCGGTGGCGGCCGAGGCGATGAAGTCCTATCGGGCCGTTGCGCTGACGCCCGACGCTATCGGTCGGGCGGTACGCTTCGCCGTTGAGCAGCCCGATGATGTCGATGTCAATGAGATCGTCGTTCGCCCGACGCGGGCGGTACATTGA
- a CDS encoding Atu4866 domain-containing protein: protein MEMKKPIHAYVGMWTTANDHIRHELLPNGRYVEARGSREHAYQGRYMVTGDHIDYWDDTGFTADGDFINGVLHHAGMVLYSRK, encoded by the coding sequence ATCGAAATGAAGAAACCGATACACGCTTACGTCGGCATGTGGACAACGGCTAATGATCATATCCGCCATGAACTCCTGCCGAACGGCCGATATGTCGAAGCGCGGGGAAGCCGTGAGCATGCCTATCAGGGGCGCTACATGGTGACGGGCGATCACATCGACTATTGGGACGATACCGGTTTCACCGCCGATGGCGATTTCATCAATGGCGTGCTTCATCACGCCGGAATGGTGCTCTATTCAAGGAAATGA
- a CDS encoding porin — protein sequence MNIKSLLLGSAAALVAVSGAHAADAIVAAEPEPLEYVRICDAYGAGYFFIPGTETCLKIGGKVRTEGEWYDAYNPNSRLGTLWHTRAELRLQTATDTEYGPLKTNTELRWDWNDGGSTATNLLHASISLGGFTVGKEDSQFNVFTGYAGDVINDDVVYDGPYELNQITYNYDAGNGFTAVISVEDSNSGTGATGANGEDSSNHYAPDVVAGAGFKSGAWGFKVVGGYDSIVEEGAIKARVDADFGVFSAFVMGGWNTDGNKLNKYAGSNGAGDAAGIGWGDWAVWGGVGVPINEKLKWNLQLAYTDSKIFAATTNLKFNPVKNLLIEPEVSYTNWDSINQDQWAGILRFERTF from the coding sequence ATGAACATCAAGAGCCTTCTTCTGGGCTCCGCTGCCGCGCTTGTGGCAGTTTCCGGTGCTCACGCGGCTGACGCTATCGTCGCCGCTGAGCCGGAGCCGTTGGAATATGTTCGCATCTGCGACGCATACGGTGCTGGCTACTTCTTCATTCCGGGCACCGAAACCTGCCTCAAGATCGGCGGCAAGGTTCGTACCGAAGGTGAGTGGTACGATGCCTACAACCCGAACTCTCGTTTGGGCACGCTCTGGCACACCCGTGCTGAGCTCCGTCTGCAGACGGCAACCGACACCGAATACGGCCCGCTGAAGACCAACACCGAGCTGCGTTGGGACTGGAATGACGGCGGCTCCACCGCTACCAACCTGCTGCACGCCAGCATCAGCCTCGGCGGCTTCACCGTTGGTAAGGAAGACTCGCAGTTCAACGTCTTCACCGGTTATGCCGGCGACGTCATCAACGACGACGTGGTCTATGACGGCCCGTACGAACTCAACCAGATCACCTACAACTACGACGCCGGCAACGGCTTCACGGCTGTGATCTCGGTTGAAGACAGCAACTCTGGCACCGGTGCTACCGGCGCTAACGGCGAAGACAGCTCGAACCACTACGCTCCTGACGTTGTCGCCGGTGCTGGCTTCAAGTCCGGCGCATGGGGCTTCAAGGTCGTCGGCGGTTACGACTCGATCGTTGAAGAAGGCGCCATCAAGGCTCGCGTCGATGCTGACTTCGGTGTCTTCTCGGCCTTCGTCATGGGCGGCTGGAACACCGACGGCAACAAGCTCAACAAGTATGCCGGTTCGAACGGCGCTGGCGATGCAGCTGGTATCGGCTGGGGTGACTGGGCAGTTTGGGGCGGCGTTGGCGTTCCGATCAACGAAAAGCTGAAGTGGAACCTCCAGCTCGCCTACACCGACTCGAAGATCTTCGCAGCGACCACGAACCTCAAGTTCAACCCGGTCAAGAACCTGCTCATCGAGCCGGAAGTCTCCTACACCAACTGGGACTCCATCAATCAGGACCAGTGGGCTGGTATCCTCCGCTTCGAGCGCACTTTCTAA